AGAAGAGGACACTTATAAGGTATATCTGGACGGTGAGCCCGTCGTCTTCAACAATTCTCCTGTTGTCGATCACGGGATTATGCTGGTCGAATTCCGTACCTTGTTTGAAGCACTTGGCTATCAGGTCGGTTGGGATGCGGTTAGGAATACAGCTTACGGCTTCAAGAATCATCTACATATTGAATTTCCGATCGATCAAGCAGCAGCCTATGTGAACGGCGAACTGATCGAGTTGCCAATACATACTAGAGTAATCAATGGAAGAACGATGATTCCGCTGCGATTCTTGGCTGAACAGAGCGGATATGATGTTCGGTGGGAAGAGGATACGCAAGCCGTTCAGATCAGCAGCCAGCTTCCTGAAGAGGATGATAAGCAGATCTCCTTGGCGTCGAACATCACGATCAATGGGTTCATCGAGGTCAGCGGCTACGTCGACGAAAGCGTGCAGCTGCTGCGTTTGGATATTGCCCATACCGATACACCGGAAGAGATTGACTATACGTTCTTGGAACCGATGGACGCCTATATCGATGCCCTCATTCAACTGACGAATGGACATGGGATCTATACGATGAAGATATATACCTCGGACAACGATGACCGCTATGGTCATTTCAAGTTGCTGGATACCTTTAAGATCGTGTATCCGGAGGATCCCGATCTGATCGTGGAGCCGGATGCAATGGAGCCGAACCGTTATATCATCAAGGCGAGACTGTCGTCGGAAGCCAAGGATGCCATTCTTCAGATCAAGAAGCTTGACCGTGAAGCATTTATGAATATCTCGCTAAGCGATATCGAAGCCCAGGATCTGATCGAGGAGGCGGTGGATCTGTATTTTGGCTCAGGCGTGTACCAAGTGAATCTGCTTGAGATGGATGACGGCAATCAACAGGTGAAGACGGCGATCTGGACGCATAAAGGCCATTACGGATTATCCATCGACAAGTCGGCGACGGAGGACAGTAAAGTTCGCCTGCATGGATTTGTGCCGCCTAAGATGAAGTGGATGTGGATCCAATATGCGAACACGACCCGCTCTGAGATGCGCAGTGTCTATGTTCCGATCGTAAACGGCCGTGTGGAACATAGTTTGTATCTCAATATGGGTGATGGGGTGTACCAGGTTAAGATCGGATTAACGGATCAGGAACATCCTTATAACAGCCAATATTCCAGTGAGACCTATGAGATCGAGAATCTCGATCAGCGCAATCGCTATCTGCAGTCCAGCGAGATGGTCGAGAGCGATTTCTTGCCGATCCTTCGCTTGGCCCAGGAGATCACCGAAGGCCTGGAGACGGATGAAGATCGAACACGGGCGATCCATGATTGGGTGGCGAGCCATATCCTGCTCCATGTCGATTCCTATCTGTCCGATGAGCGTTTGGACA
The nucleotide sequence above comes from Insulibacter thermoxylanivorax. Encoded proteins:
- a CDS encoding stalk domain-containing protein, with protein sequence MASLYLRGLAGFILCLFVMALTMPLELQAQERDVQEEDTYKVYLDGEPVVFNNSPVVDHGIMLVEFRTLFEALGYQVGWDAVRNTAYGFKNHLHIEFPIDQAAAYVNGELIELPIHTRVINGRTMIPLRFLAEQSGYDVRWEEDTQAVQISSQLPEEDDKQISLASNITINGFIEVSGYVDESVQLLRLDIAHTDTPEEIDYTFLEPMDAYIDALIQLTNGHGIYTMKIYTSDNDDRYGHFKLLDTFKIVYPEDPDLIVEPDAMEPNRYIIKARLSSEAKDAILQIKKLDREAFMNISLSDIEAQDLIEEAVDLYFGSGVYQVNLLEMDDGNQQVKTAIWTHKGHYGLSIDKSATEDSKVRLHGFVPPKMKWMWIQYANTTRSEMRSVYVPIVNGRVEHSLYLNMGDGVYQVKIGLTDQEHPYNSQYSSETYEIENLDQRNRYLQSSEMVESDFLPILRLAQEITEGLETDEDRTRAIHDWVASHILLHVDSYLSDERLDNSAAEVLESRIANGQGYARLNAALHRAAGIPAKIVKGEVLIGEEWYDHYWNEIYTGGRWIIQDAAWDAGDLDGEQGTFRARLSHEYFDPDIDWFNLDHKKIRDNRE